The following coding sequences lie in one Trueperaceae bacterium genomic window:
- a CDS encoding proline dehydrogenase family protein: MDLAAIYRNATLAIAGAKPVKSVIGRYGWRLGVGRFVAGEDIRSAVPALLAIQASGRHVILDLLGEFVESESASRAVADAVKECVAVARASGVEPYFSVKPTQLGLGVGAELALELADGVASAIGAAGGHLCLDMENTPYVSGTLDLYEALRRAGHHHVSTVLQSYLFRTPDDLDRLIGLAGTYPDVTTALRLVKGAYRETAEHAIQDVAGIEEAYRALAYRALGAGLKLNVATHDEGLQRELLAYAHGAALGQDRYEVQMLYGVKPQLQERLSASGLPVRVYVPFGSDWYGYFSRRLAERPANLAFVARGLFG, encoded by the coding sequence ATGGACCTGGCCGCTATCTACCGCAACGCCACCCTGGCCATCGCCGGCGCGAAGCCCGTCAAGTCGGTGATAGGCCGCTACGGCTGGCGCCTCGGCGTCGGGCGCTTCGTGGCGGGTGAGGACATCCGGTCCGCCGTGCCCGCGCTTCTCGCCATCCAGGCGAGCGGCAGGCACGTGATCCTCGACCTGCTAGGCGAGTTCGTCGAGAGCGAGAGCGCCTCGCGGGCGGTGGCGGACGCCGTGAAGGAGTGCGTCGCCGTCGCGCGCGCGAGCGGCGTGGAGCCGTACTTCAGCGTCAAGCCGACGCAGCTCGGCCTCGGCGTCGGGGCGGAGCTCGCGCTCGAGCTGGCCGACGGCGTCGCGAGCGCCATCGGGGCCGCCGGCGGCCACCTCTGCCTAGACATGGAGAACACGCCTTACGTGAGCGGCACGCTCGACCTCTACGAGGCCTTGAGGCGTGCCGGGCACCACCACGTGAGCACCGTGCTGCAGAGCTACCTCTTCCGCACCCCCGACGACCTGGACCGCCTGATCGGCCTTGCCGGCACCTACCCGGACGTCACCACGGCTTTGCGGCTCGTGAAGGGCGCCTACCGCGAGACGGCCGAGCACGCCATCCAGGACGTGGCCGGCATCGAGGAGGCCTACCGCGCCCTCGCCTACCGCGCCCTCGGGGCGGGCCTCAAGCTCAACGTCGCCACGCACGACGAGGGCCTGCAGCGCGAGCTGCTCGCTTACGCCCATGGCGCTGCGCTTGGCCAGGACCGGTACGAGGTGCAGATGCTCTACGGCGTGAAGCCGCAGCTCCAGGAGCGTCTCAGCGCCTCCGGGCTGCCGGTGCGCGTGTACGTCCCTTTCGGATCGGATTGGTACGGCTACTTCAGCCGCAGGCTGGCCGAACGCCCCGCCAACCTCGCCTTCGTGGCGCGCGGGCTGTTCGGCTGA
- a CDS encoding phosphoglycerate mutase family protein, giving the protein MRLYFVRHGETDYGLVEARGARGVAKEFAPLTALGRIQIDTIARDYRLREAEAILCSTYTRALESAALLSRAINKPLYVEHDLHEWLPQKDPLAEIDPKSFERARQSLSGTRMEEDAPWESVDEVRDRVLAVLKRYRRFQTLVVVTHGVVIGSLVGVQRLVDHAEIVPFDLDVDGPLRAPHGGERVPR; this is encoded by the coding sequence GTGAGACTCTATTTCGTACGCCACGGTGAGACGGACTACGGCCTCGTCGAGGCGCGCGGCGCCCGCGGCGTCGCCAAGGAGTTCGCGCCCCTCACGGCCCTGGGGCGTATCCAGATAGACACCATCGCTCGCGACTACCGACTCCGCGAGGCCGAAGCCATACTGTGCAGCACCTACACGCGCGCCCTGGAGTCCGCCGCGCTCCTCAGCCGCGCCATCAACAAGCCCCTGTACGTCGAGCACGACCTGCACGAGTGGCTGCCGCAGAAGGACCCGCTGGCGGAGATCGACCCGAAGAGCTTCGAGCGCGCCCGCCAGAGCCTCTCCGGCACGCGCATGGAGGAGGACGCGCCCTGGGAGTCGGTCGATGAGGTGCGCGACCGCGTCCTGGCCGTGCTGAAGCGTTACCGCCGCTTCCAGACGCTCGTCGTCGTCACCCACGGTGTCGTCATCGGCAGCCTGGTCGGCGTGCAGCGGCTCGTGGACCACGCCGAGATCGTCCCGTTCGACCTCGACGTCGACGGTCCGCTCCGGGCGCCTCACGGCGGCGAGCGGGTGCCGCGGTGA
- a CDS encoding ABC transporter ATP-binding protein has product MPVLASRALERRFDSPGGAVEVLAGVSLTVRAGEVVAVLGPSGSGKSTLLHLLGGLDRPDAGEIYWGDFPVHEHAPRQLAARRARYVGLVFQNHYLLQDFTLLENVTMPSRILGEPDEERAATLLTRVGLGGRLDHPPSKVSGGERQRAAVARALALRPKVILADEPTGSLDHARAEEVFDLLVALAAEEGTAVVAVTHDERLVDRPGVRKLRLVAGRLGPTEVVGATPTVA; this is encoded by the coding sequence ATGCCCGTTCTTGCGAGTCGCGCCCTCGAACGCCGGTTCGACTCCCCCGGCGGGGCGGTGGAGGTGCTGGCGGGCGTGTCGCTGACCGTGCGGGCGGGCGAGGTGGTGGCCGTCCTTGGGCCGTCCGGTTCCGGCAAGAGCACGCTGCTGCACCTGTTGGGCGGTCTCGACAGGCCGGACGCGGGCGAGATCTACTGGGGCGACTTCCCGGTGCACGAGCACGCTCCGCGGCAGCTGGCCGCTCGCAGGGCGCGTTACGTAGGGCTCGTGTTCCAGAACCACTACCTGCTGCAGGACTTCACGCTGCTCGAGAACGTCACCATGCCGTCGCGCATCCTCGGCGAGCCGGACGAGGAGCGCGCCGCCACCCTCCTGACGCGCGTCGGCCTGGGCGGACGCCTCGACCATCCGCCCTCCAAGGTCTCGGGCGGCGAGCGCCAGCGCGCGGCCGTCGCGCGCGCCCTCGCCCTGCGACCGAAGGTGATCCTCGCGGACGAGCCGACCGGCTCCCTCGACCACGCCAGGGCAGAGGAGGTCTTCGACCTGCTCGTAGCCCTCGCCGCCGAGGAGGGCACGGCCGTGGTGGCCGTGACGCACGACGAGCGCCTCGTCGACCGCCCCGGCGTGCGCAAGCTCCGACTCGTCGCCGGGCGGCTGGGGCCGACCGAGGTCGTAGGGGCGACGCCAACGGTCGCCTGA
- the pruA gene encoding L-glutamate gamma-semialdehyde dehydrogenase, which produces MLFEPYRNEPFADFSDPATLASFKRALEGVRAQLGRDYPLTIGGEHVVTGAFLESYDPSSKDRLVGRVAKADPREIERAMDAAWEAYADWSRWGMAERARLLVKLAAIMRRRREELAAWLVFEASKNYLEAIADVAEAIDFCEYYARTALPLAEPLPTYDHPGEENTTTFQPMGVGLVIPPWNFLLAILVGTAVGPVVVGNTVIIKPSPATPVIAAKFMELVAEAGFPAGVINLLTGDDAVLGDALVDHPRTRFVNFTGSVATGVRIFERSAKVHPGQHWLKRAFLEMGGKDALIVDASADVELAAASAVASAFGFQGQKCSAMSRLIVVDAVYDAVLERVKALTEALSVGPADENHDVAAVINERQYEKILGYIETGKSEARLLTGGGPAGGDGWFIRPTVFADVPVGASIACDEIFGPVVSVLRARDFDHALEIANGSMYALTGGVISKDRRNLEKARREFQAGNLYLNRKITGALVGVQPFGGFKMSGSNTKAGGPDYLRNFMEMKTVTERF; this is translated from the coding sequence ATGCTCTTCGAACCTTATCGCAACGAACCGTTCGCTGATTTCTCCGATCCCGCCACCCTGGCGAGCTTCAAGCGCGCCCTCGAGGGCGTGAGGGCGCAGCTGGGCCGCGACTACCCGCTCACCATCGGCGGCGAGCATGTCGTGACGGGAGCCTTCCTCGAGTCGTACGACCCCTCCAGCAAGGACCGGCTCGTCGGGCGCGTCGCCAAGGCCGACCCGCGCGAGATCGAACGCGCCATGGACGCGGCGTGGGAGGCCTACGCCGACTGGTCGCGCTGGGGCATGGCCGAGCGGGCGCGGCTGCTCGTCAAGCTCGCCGCCATCATGCGGCGCCGGCGCGAGGAGCTGGCCGCCTGGCTCGTGTTCGAGGCGTCCAAGAACTACCTCGAGGCGATCGCCGACGTGGCCGAGGCCATCGACTTCTGCGAGTACTACGCGCGCACTGCGCTGCCCCTCGCGGAGCCGCTGCCTACGTACGACCATCCAGGCGAGGAGAACACGACGACCTTCCAGCCCATGGGCGTCGGTCTCGTGATCCCGCCGTGGAACTTCCTGCTGGCCATCCTCGTCGGCACCGCCGTCGGCCCCGTCGTCGTCGGCAACACCGTCATCATCAAGCCCTCCCCCGCCACGCCCGTCATCGCGGCGAAGTTCATGGAGCTCGTGGCCGAGGCCGGCTTCCCTGCCGGCGTCATCAACCTGCTCACGGGCGACGACGCCGTCCTGGGCGACGCCCTCGTCGACCACCCGCGCACGCGCTTCGTCAACTTCACGGGCTCCGTCGCGACGGGTGTGCGCATCTTCGAGCGCTCGGCCAAGGTGCACCCCGGCCAGCATTGGCTCAAGAGGGCGTTCCTCGAGATGGGCGGCAAGGACGCGCTCATCGTCGACGCCTCGGCGGACGTCGAGCTGGCGGCCGCCTCTGCCGTGGCCAGCGCGTTCGGGTTCCAGGGCCAGAAGTGCTCCGCCATGAGCAGGCTCATCGTGGTCGACGCCGTGTACGACGCCGTGTTGGAACGCGTGAAGGCGCTCACCGAGGCCTTGAGCGTCGGGCCGGCCGACGAGAACCACGACGTCGCCGCCGTCATCAACGAGCGGCAGTACGAGAAGATCCTGGGCTACATCGAGACGGGCAAGAGCGAGGCGCGGCTCCTGACGGGCGGAGGCCCGGCGGGTGGCGACGGCTGGTTCATACGGCCGACGGTGTTCGCCGACGTGCCCGTCGGCGCGAGCATCGCGTGCGACGAGATCTTCGGGCCGGTCGTGAGCGTGCTGCGCGCGCGCGACTTCGACCACGCCCTCGAGATCGCGAACGGCAGCATGTACGCCCTCACGGGCGGCGTGATCAGCAAGGACAGGCGCAACCTCGAGAAGGCGCGCCGCGAGTTCCAGGCCGGCAACCTCTACCTCAACCGCAAGATCACGGGCGCGCTGGTCGGCGTCCAGCCGTTCGGCGGCTTCAAGATGTCCGGCTCGAACACGAAGGCGGGTGGCCCCGACTACCTGCGCAACTTCATGGAGATGAAGACGGTCACCGAGCGGTTCTAG
- a CDS encoding Crp/Fnr family transcriptional regulator, with protein sequence MNSDAERLEILELLKRVPLFVGAPDRALDIAAAAVRKRGYEAGVTMFQEGDKGEALYIIASGLVKLSKVDLGGHEKTLAILQCPEYFGEMALLGESTRSATAVTLSEVQAYLLFNDDFRKLIADYPAISLNLNATLAERLRGMDDESQVLSYKDAQGRVAYVLLKLYQGGVVEHEEERALVRLTHQELANLAGTSRETVTRALKALEVEGVIETRPKEVFITDPAGLDEILHGIR encoded by the coding sequence GTGAACAGCGATGCCGAACGACTCGAGATCCTGGAACTGCTGAAGCGGGTCCCCCTCTTCGTCGGCGCACCGGACAGGGCGCTGGACATCGCTGCCGCCGCCGTGCGCAAGCGGGGTTACGAGGCCGGTGTCACCATGTTCCAGGAAGGCGACAAGGGCGAGGCCCTCTACATCATCGCCTCGGGTCTGGTGAAGCTCTCGAAGGTCGACCTCGGAGGTCACGAGAAGACGCTCGCCATCCTGCAGTGCCCGGAGTACTTCGGCGAGATGGCGCTCCTGGGCGAGTCGACCCGCAGCGCCACGGCCGTAACCCTGAGCGAGGTGCAGGCCTACCTCCTCTTCAACGACGACTTCCGCAAGCTCATCGCCGACTACCCGGCCATCAGCCTGAACCTGAACGCCACCTTGGCGGAGCGGCTCCGCGGCATGGACGACGAGTCGCAGGTCCTCTCCTACAAGGACGCTCAGGGGCGCGTGGCCTACGTGCTGCTGAAGCTCTACCAGGGAGGCGTCGTGGAGCACGAGGAGGAGCGCGCGCTCGTGCGCCTCACGCACCAGGAGCTGGCGAACCTGGCGGGCACGTCACGGGAGACTGTCACGCGCGCGCTCAAGGCCCTCGAGGTCGAGGGCGTCATCGAGACGCGCCCGAAGGAAGTCTTCATCACCGACCCGGCTGGGCTTGACGAGATCCTCCACGGCATCCGCTGA
- a CDS encoding GNAT family N-acetyltransferase codes for MTAGAAGAPTGPAALTARPVLGGTLVRIEALEQRHLPDLLRIAFAHPDEFRLTSTPTDAAAADKYFGAVFAQRDAGHAYPVAILDAAGKVVGTSRLSEIDFRHLRCELGFSWYDPATFRTGVNIESKLLLLRFAFEALGMHRVQIHTDTRNVRSQKAILALGARFEGVLRRHQVAKDGYVRDTMVYGITDLDWPEVEQRLLGRLARRLEGQRAAIQSG; via the coding sequence GTGACGGCCGGCGCCGCCGGCGCGCCGACCGGACCGGCCGCCCTGACGGCGCGACCGGTCCTCGGCGGGACACTCGTGCGCATCGAGGCGCTGGAGCAGCGCCACCTTCCCGACCTGCTGAGGATCGCCTTCGCGCACCCGGACGAGTTCCGGCTGACCTCCACCCCGACGGACGCGGCCGCGGCCGACAAGTACTTCGGCGCGGTCTTCGCTCAGCGCGACGCCGGCCACGCCTACCCGGTGGCCATCCTCGACGCCGCCGGTAAGGTGGTCGGCACGAGCCGCCTGAGCGAGATCGACTTCAGGCACCTGCGCTGCGAGCTCGGCTTCTCCTGGTACGACCCGGCCACGTTCCGCACGGGCGTGAACATCGAGAGCAAGCTCCTGCTCCTGCGCTTCGCGTTCGAGGCTCTGGGCATGCACCGCGTCCAGATCCACACGGACACACGCAACGTGCGCTCCCAGAAGGCCATCCTCGCGCTCGGCGCCCGCTTCGAGGGGGTGCTGCGACGGCACCAGGTCGCCAAGGACGGTTACGTTCGCGACACGATGGTGTACGGCATCACGGACCTCGACTGGCCCGAGGTGGAGCAGCGCCTACTGGGCAGGCTGGCGCGCCGCCTCGAGGGCCAACGCGCGGCGATCCAGAGCGGCTGA